A section of the Flaviflexus equikiangi genome encodes:
- the qcrB gene encoding cytochrome bc1 complex cytochrome b subunit: protein MTTPKYSQQPKQAGGPYNYIDERVGVSGVIKGFARKIFPDHWSFLLGEIALYSFITLILTGIFLAMFFVPSMGTVTYPMDALPVTEQGNHMSEAYASTLKISFEVKGGLLMRQMHHWAALLFMASIVAHMLRVFFTGAFRKPRELNWLVGFTLLILGLLAGFTGYSLPDDVLSGNGLRIADGVAKAIPLLGTWVSFGLFGGEFPGTEIIPRLFTMHILVVPGLILALVGLHLLMVVIHKHTQYPGPGRKEENVVGFPVFPVYAAKAGGFFFIVFGFIALLGATLSINNVWSYGAYDPSPVSAGAQPDWYMLFLEGALRLTPGWEFELLGFTFSMSILIPGVVIPGILFTALALYPFIEAYATGDKREHHVLDRPRNVPVRTAIGCIIVVEFVILAIAGSNDIIATHFEMSLNGITWALRIAFLIAPFVTFWLVKRICLSLQRRDRELALHGRATGKVVQTEDGAFHSVHRPLDDYELWTLVQHDVHRPIEAGPETTPEGHPRREYKSLKRRSAVSRFFFEDRVEPVTKSELAAAHASHHQLDHASGRKSVSVAHLDTSDQQQIDS, encoded by the coding sequence GTGACGACACCAAAGTATTCGCAGCAGCCGAAGCAGGCTGGCGGCCCCTACAACTACATCGACGAACGCGTCGGCGTGTCTGGCGTGATCAAGGGATTTGCTCGCAAGATCTTCCCCGACCACTGGTCGTTCCTGCTGGGCGAAATCGCTCTCTACTCGTTCATCACCCTCATCCTCACCGGTATCTTCCTGGCGATGTTCTTCGTTCCCTCCATGGGCACGGTGACATATCCGATGGATGCGCTGCCGGTGACAGAGCAGGGCAATCACATGTCCGAGGCATACGCCTCAACCCTGAAGATCTCCTTCGAGGTCAAGGGCGGCCTTCTCATGCGGCAGATGCACCACTGGGCTGCGCTGCTGTTCATGGCATCGATCGTTGCCCACATGCTGCGCGTGTTCTTCACGGGTGCGTTCAGGAAGCCTCGCGAACTCAACTGGCTGGTGGGCTTCACGCTCCTCATCCTGGGTCTCCTGGCTGGCTTCACGGGTTACTCGCTGCCAGATGACGTGCTCTCCGGCAACGGCCTCCGCATCGCAGACGGCGTTGCGAAGGCGATCCCGCTTCTCGGTACCTGGGTGTCCTTCGGCCTCTTCGGCGGCGAGTTCCCGGGCACGGAAATCATTCCGAGGCTGTTCACCATGCACATCCTTGTCGTGCCCGGTCTTATCCTCGCGCTCGTCGGCCTGCACCTCCTCATGGTCGTCATCCACAAGCACACCCAGTACCCTGGCCCGGGACGCAAGGAAGAGAACGTTGTCGGCTTCCCCGTCTTCCCGGTCTACGCGGCCAAGGCGGGTGGGTTCTTCTTCATCGTGTTCGGCTTCATCGCGCTCCTCGGAGCAACACTGTCGATCAACAATGTGTGGAGCTACGGCGCCTACGACCCGTCCCCCGTGTCGGCCGGCGCGCAGCCGGACTGGTACATGCTGTTCCTCGAGGGAGCGCTGAGGCTCACGCCCGGCTGGGAGTTCGAGCTGCTCGGATTCACGTTCTCGATGTCGATCCTCATCCCGGGCGTCGTCATTCCCGGGATCCTCTTCACGGCTCTCGCGCTCTACCCGTTCATCGAGGCCTATGCGACGGGCGACAAGCGTGAGCATCACGTACTCGATCGTCCCCGGAACGTGCCCGTGCGCACAGCGATCGGCTGCATTATCGTCGTCGAGTTCGTCATCCTCGCGATCGCGGGCTCGAACGACATTATCGCCACCCACTTCGAGATGTCTCTCAACGGAATCACGTGGGCTCTTCGAATAGCATTCCTCATCGCACCATTCGTGACGTTCTGGCTCGTCAAGCGGATCTGTCTCTCCCTGCAGCGACGGGACCGCGAGCTCGCCCTGCACGGGCGCGCCACCGGCAAGGTCGTCCAGACCGAGGATGGGGCGTTCCACTCCGTCCACCGTCCCCTCGACGACTACGAGCTGTGGACCCTCGTCCAGCACGACGTGCACCGCCCGATTGAGGCAGGGCCGGAGACGACCCCCGAGGGTCATCCGCGACGCGAGTACAAGAGCCTCAAGCGCCGCTCGGCCGTCTCTCGCTTCTTCTTCGAAGATCGCGTTGAGCCGGTGACGAAGAGCGAGCTCGCTGCCGCTCACGCGTCACATCATCAGCTCGATCACGCATCAGGACGCAAGTCCGTTTCTGTTGCGCACCTGGACACATCGGATCAGCAGCAGATCGATTCCTGA
- the qcrA gene encoding cytochrome bc1 complex Rieske iron-sulfur subunit, translated as MSKDIQPASTLSNIPEERFENPGLPPHVARKNESRPGLQKLDSAIVTAVFSLSALASLTAVVLYFVLPDYTTLANIRLGNLVLGLGLAIGFGGIGFAAIYWAKALMNDEEQVEERHTSRTSPEDQAEAMEILRQGVADSGIARRPFITAALGGALALVPLPFIVPLIANLGQEDGWNIGKLKHTMWAKGTRLMTDGPHDMSRPIKMEDVTIGSVFHVIPEGLNDLSHAEGYAEEKAKAVVLLIRLDEKDLKQPENSLDGIVAFSKICTHVGCPVALYEQQTHHLLCPCHQSTFDVADGAKVVFGPAKRPLPQLPITVDDEGYIIAEGDFPEPVGPSYWERKK; from the coding sequence TTGAGCAAGGACATCCAGCCAGCATCAACGCTGAGCAACATTCCTGAGGAACGGTTCGAGAACCCGGGCCTACCTCCGCACGTCGCGCGGAAGAACGAATCGCGTCCCGGGCTGCAGAAGCTCGACTCCGCGATCGTGACTGCAGTATTCTCACTGTCCGCGCTTGCCTCTCTCACGGCTGTCGTGCTCTATTTCGTCCTCCCCGATTACACGACCCTTGCCAACATTCGGCTCGGAAACCTCGTTCTCGGACTGGGACTCGCCATCGGCTTCGGCGGTATCGGCTTCGCTGCGATCTACTGGGCGAAGGCACTCATGAACGATGAGGAGCAGGTCGAGGAGCGTCACACGTCCCGCACATCCCCCGAGGATCAGGCAGAGGCGATGGAGATTCTCCGCCAGGGCGTTGCCGACTCCGGCATCGCACGCCGCCCCTTCATCACCGCCGCACTCGGCGGAGCGCTCGCGCTCGTCCCACTCCCCTTCATCGTCCCGCTGATCGCCAACCTTGGCCAGGAGGACGGCTGGAATATCGGCAAGCTCAAGCACACGATGTGGGCGAAGGGCACGCGGCTCATGACCGACGGGCCGCACGACATGTCGCGTCCGATCAAGATGGAGGACGTCACCATCGGCTCCGTCTTCCACGTGATCCCCGAGGGTCTCAACGACCTCTCGCATGCTGAGGGATATGCGGAGGAGAAGGCGAAGGCCGTTGTCCTCCTCATTCGTCTGGACGAGAAGGACCTCAAGCAGCCGGAGAACTCTCTCGACGGGATCGTCGCGTTCTCCAAGATCTGCACCCACGTGGGCTGCCCTGTCGCTCTGTACGAGCAGCAGACGCATCACCTGCTGTGCCCCTGCCACCAGTCCACGTTCGACGTGGCGGATGGTGCGAAGGTTGTCTTCGGCCCGGCCAAGCGCCCCCTGCCGCAGCTACCGATCACCGTCGACGACGAGGGCTACATCATTGCGGAAGGCGACTTCCCTGAGCCTGTCGGCCCGAGCTACTGGGAGCGTAAGAAGTGA